From the genome of Armatimonadia bacterium, one region includes:
- a CDS encoding FAD-dependent oxidoreductase: protein MRTSSDGQYDLAVIGAGSGGIAAALAASRLGLSVLLIEAADVIGGTMVRAGINVWEMGAGTTGIPFDLYKRLKRLPGGVGIYSFGRHQSWPTEKGKVPFPGGELVPDPALHYRDTLQRHVPPGQVANEAYCRAVWHGVITDPDQYLRAVHELLAQTGQCTLLTSAPCVGVDCDADSLRSVRLADGSVIRARSFIDATGDAVVCAAAGCEMMGGQEPRSRFGEPGAPEQSTDRINGVTLVYRVTPAVTSLVESLPPEVPQKCWWRPSLPSVSAARLPSGDYMMNMLPTLEGREYLDLGPAAAYAEARRRVLCHWHFVQTNWPEFRSYRLSWIAPALGVRESQRVVTEYVLTQLDLMAGLSGQSHTDVIAIADHAMDRHGQGAALGEVRQPYGIPYRCLIPRGMCNLLVACRAAGFSALAASSCRLTRTMMELGQAAGTAAALADRLGVSLDQVPPDSLRSALREQHVQLEWPTPPELTAYLAQEDA, encoded by the coding sequence GTGCGCACGTCTAGTGACGGTCAGTACGACTTGGCCGTGATCGGCGCCGGCAGTGGCGGGATTGCCGCTGCGCTGGCCGCCTCGCGCCTTGGCCTCTCGGTGCTGCTCATCGAGGCGGCCGACGTCATCGGTGGCACGATGGTCCGTGCCGGGATCAACGTGTGGGAGATGGGCGCCGGCACGACCGGCATCCCCTTCGATCTGTACAAGCGCCTCAAGCGTCTTCCCGGCGGCGTTGGCATCTACAGCTTCGGCAGGCATCAGTCCTGGCCCACGGAGAAGGGCAAGGTACCCTTTCCCGGTGGCGAGCTGGTGCCCGATCCCGCTCTGCACTACCGCGACACCCTCCAGCGCCATGTGCCTCCCGGACAGGTAGCCAACGAGGCCTACTGTCGCGCGGTCTGGCACGGTGTTATCACCGACCCCGACCAGTACCTGCGGGCCGTCCATGAGTTGCTTGCACAGACCGGCCAGTGCACCCTCCTCACCAGCGCCCCCTGCGTGGGAGTGGACTGTGACGCGGACTCGCTCCGATCGGTCCGTCTTGCTGATGGTTCCGTTATTAGGGCCCGGTCCTTCATCGATGCGACCGGCGATGCCGTGGTCTGCGCCGCCGCCGGGTGCGAGATGATGGGCGGCCAGGAGCCGCGTTCGCGCTTCGGCGAACCCGGCGCTCCCGAGCAGTCTACCGACCGCATCAACGGCGTTACTTTGGTTTACAGGGTGACACCTGCTGTCACCTCGCTAGTGGAATCGCTTCCACCAGAAGTGCCCCAAAAGTGCTGGTGGCGACCTTCTCTCCCCTCGGTGAGTGCAGCCCGTCTCCCGAGCGGTGACTACATGATGAACATGCTGCCGACTCTGGAGGGGCGCGAGTACCTCGACCTGGGGCCTGCAGCCGCCTATGCGGAGGCTCGACGCCGGGTGCTGTGTCACTGGCATTTCGTGCAGACCAACTGGCCCGAGTTCCGCAGCTACCGTCTCTCCTGGATTGCCCCGGCGCTGGGCGTGCGAGAGTCCCAACGAGTGGTCACCGAGTATGTCCTCACGCAGCTTGACCTCATGGCCGGCCTGAGCGGACAGAGCCACACGGACGTCATCGCGATCGCCGACCACGCCATGGACCGTCACGGGCAGGGAGCAGCACTCGGCGAGGTAAGGCAGCCCTACGGCATACCCTACCGGTGCCTGATCCCGCGTGGAATGTGCAACCTTCTCGTCGCCTGCCGGGCAGCCGGTTTCAGTGCCCTGGCCGCCTCCAGTTGCCGGCTGACTCGTACCATGATGGAGCTCGGCCAAGCCGCAGGCACCGCTGCAGCCCTTGCCGACCGCCTCGGAGTGAGCCTGGACCAGGTGCCGCCCGACAGCCTCCGCAGTGCGCTCCGCGAGCAGCACGTGCAGTTGGAGTGGCCGACGCCTCCGGAACTGACTGCCTACCTGGCGCAGGAAGATGCGTGA
- a CDS encoding glycosyl hydrolase, with product MGVRQALCSTDIVKELLPIMGSLADLARQFAEPPLDYSPIPFWFLNGDLEPSELRRQLRLMRSIGIGTVVLHARAGRAVEYLSQEWFDAIRVCVDQCSELQMKTWLYDEDNWPSGYAGGEVLKRYPEGQAKCLARVGSEPCEGVHVATVGGQSFVRQLTPWHPAYSEGWYTDLMDLKATQTFLETTHERYAEALGDHLGTTVTAVFTDEPGFYNHFHNCAPGTVPWTDDLPAEFERRVGYSLLDYLPALFEDCGGSELVRVDFYRVVSQLICERYYGPLREWCRAHGLKSVGHVNNEEYLVDHVRYNADFFSAMDGLEVPGIDIIGPAGGWHRMPDSFLPKLAASAAHTRGKTQVISETYGASGWGLSPEEMRRLADWQSVRGVTRLVPHAFYYSVEGFRYNECPPSLFFQGPHWPYIPALMRYLTRWTWLLENTQPVGEVAVYYPIDSVRAVTTPEVPPSLGNGLAEEEAGEAGKLGLAFRELTDSLFRAKVDFEVVDDTALAAAELRDGGLVLAGRHFRCLVLPRGELSDAVEGFVTQAIQAGVTVLEGAPEAVVADASWWACLTLDPPSTQVTATRRATETGDLFLIVNEGEDNYEGTVLLPVKGEVTQWDLGAGQVDPWQAEATEGGTLIRLFLLAGSAVCFGVQWV from the coding sequence TTGGGGGTACGACAGGCCCTGTGCAGCACAGACATCGTGAAGGAGTTGCTCCCTATCATGGGTTCGCTGGCCGACCTGGCACGACAGTTTGCCGAACCGCCGCTTGACTACTCACCCATCCCCTTCTGGTTCCTGAACGGAGACCTGGAACCCTCGGAGCTGCGCCGCCAACTGCGGCTCATGCGGTCCATCGGCATCGGCACGGTGGTGCTTCATGCCCGCGCCGGGAGAGCTGTGGAGTACCTGTCGCAGGAGTGGTTCGACGCCATCCGGGTGTGCGTCGACCAGTGCTCCGAACTGCAGATGAAGACCTGGCTGTATGACGAGGACAACTGGCCGTCGGGCTATGCAGGTGGTGAAGTGCTCAAGCGCTACCCGGAGGGGCAGGCCAAGTGTCTGGCAAGGGTTGGCTCCGAGCCCTGCGAGGGTGTTCACGTCGCCACCGTCGGCGGTCAGAGCTTCGTGCGACAACTGACTCCGTGGCATCCGGCCTATAGCGAGGGTTGGTATACGGACCTGATGGACCTCAAGGCCACGCAGACCTTCCTGGAGACGACCCACGAGCGCTATGCCGAGGCCCTCGGCGACCACCTGGGCACGACGGTAACGGCGGTCTTCACCGATGAGCCGGGCTTCTACAACCACTTCCACAACTGCGCGCCGGGGACGGTCCCCTGGACCGACGACCTGCCCGCGGAGTTTGAGCGGCGTGTAGGCTACAGCCTCCTGGACTACCTGCCGGCGCTGTTCGAGGATTGCGGCGGGAGTGAGCTTGTCCGCGTCGACTTCTACCGTGTGGTCAGCCAGCTCATCTGCGAGCGGTACTACGGGCCTCTGCGCGAGTGGTGCCGGGCACACGGCCTGAAGTCAGTGGGCCATGTGAACAACGAGGAGTACCTGGTCGACCACGTGCGGTACAACGCCGACTTCTTCAGCGCCATGGACGGGCTGGAGGTGCCGGGGATCGACATCATCGGTCCTGCAGGCGGATGGCATCGCATGCCCGACAGCTTCCTTCCCAAGCTCGCGGCCTCAGCGGCCCACACTCGCGGCAAGACCCAGGTGATCAGCGAGACCTACGGGGCCTCGGGCTGGGGCCTGTCCCCGGAGGAGATGCGACGACTGGCCGACTGGCAGAGCGTTCGAGGCGTCACGCGGCTGGTGCCCCATGCGTTCTACTATTCGGTCGAGGGGTTCCGCTACAACGAGTGCCCGCCCTCACTGTTCTTCCAGGGCCCGCATTGGCCCTACATCCCTGCCCTGATGCGCTATCTGACGCGCTGGACGTGGCTGCTGGAGAACACGCAACCGGTGGGCGAGGTCGCCGTGTACTACCCAATTGACTCGGTGCGGGCCGTTACCACCCCTGAGGTGCCGCCCTCGCTGGGCAACGGTCTGGCAGAGGAGGAGGCAGGCGAGGCCGGCAAGCTGGGGCTGGCCTTCCGCGAGCTGACGGACTCGCTGTTCCGGGCCAAGGTCGACTTCGAGGTGGTTGACGACACCGCACTGGCGGCTGCCGAGCTCAGGGACGGAGGTCTCGTTCTTGCAGGCCGCCACTTCCGCTGCCTCGTCTTGCCCCGGGGCGAGCTGAGCGACGCCGTGGAGGGATTCGTCACACAGGCTATACAGGCAGGAGTAACGGTCCTCGAGGGGGCTCCCGAAGCGGTCGTCGCTGATGCCTCGTGGTGGGCCTGCCTGACCCTGGACCCGCCCTCTACGCAGGTGACGGCGACCCGCAGGGCGACGGAGACCGGCGACCTGTTCCTGATCGTCAATGAGGGCGAGGACAACTACGAAGGCACGGTACTGCTGCCGGTGAAGGGCGAAGTGACGCAGTGGGATCTGGGTGCCGGCCAAGTGGACCCGTGGCAAGCCGAGGCGACTGAGGGCGGCACGCTGATCCGGCTGTTCCTGCTCGCCGGAAGTGCCGTGTGCTTCGGTGTGCAGTGGGTCTGA